One window of the Leucobacter komagatae genome contains the following:
- a CDS encoding hydantoinase/oxoprolinase N-terminal domain-containing protein yields the protein MHIGIDVGGTNTDAVLMKGSETLVGIKHSTTPDVTAGIIQAIQGLREKNSFEGADISAVMIGTTHFINALVQAKRLAPTAALRLGLPATQALPPLVDWPEELKGAIEARSYLAHGGYEFDGRPISPLNPEELRAHAADMREHGIRSVAISSVFSPVNHDLEVEAARIVSEVLGDDVAISLSHEIGRIGLLERENATVINAALRELASEIVDGLTAAVRAEGIEAPIFLSQNDGTLMDEDYVRRYPVATFASGPTNSMRGAALTSGLETCAVIDVGGTTADVGLLINGFPRETANEVKVAGVRTNFRMPDVLSLGIGGGSIVDTETAEVGPESVGYQLSTKALVFGGDVLTATDIAVAAGRASIGDASKVAHLDSAFVQRVLDRIAERVAEAVDRMRTSPDPIPVVAVGGGSVLLPDVLPIFGEVSKPENYAVANAIGASIAQVGGEIDKVYSIAPGAREKTITEVRAEAVEKAVAAGAKPDTVAIIDFDEVPIPYLPGNATRIRVKAVGDLSMEG from the coding sequence ATGCATATCGGGATCGACGTCGGAGGCACCAACACCGACGCAGTGCTCATGAAGGGCAGCGAGACGCTCGTCGGCATCAAGCACTCCACCACCCCTGACGTGACGGCGGGCATCATCCAGGCCATCCAGGGGCTCCGCGAGAAGAACAGCTTCGAGGGCGCAGACATCTCGGCGGTGATGATCGGCACGACCCACTTCATCAACGCGCTCGTCCAGGCGAAACGCCTCGCCCCCACCGCTGCGCTCCGCCTCGGCCTGCCCGCGACTCAGGCGCTGCCGCCGCTCGTCGACTGGCCTGAGGAGCTGAAGGGCGCCATCGAGGCCCGCAGTTACCTCGCGCACGGCGGCTACGAGTTCGACGGTCGCCCCATCAGCCCGCTCAACCCCGAAGAGCTTCGCGCCCACGCCGCAGACATGCGCGAGCACGGCATCCGCTCGGTCGCAATCTCGTCGGTTTTCAGCCCGGTCAACCACGACCTCGAGGTCGAGGCTGCACGCATCGTCTCCGAGGTGCTCGGTGATGACGTCGCGATCTCCCTCTCGCACGAGATCGGCCGCATCGGGCTCCTTGAACGCGAGAATGCGACCGTCATCAACGCCGCGCTCCGCGAGCTCGCGTCTGAGATCGTCGATGGCCTGACCGCCGCGGTCCGCGCCGAGGGCATCGAAGCACCGATCTTCCTGAGCCAGAACGACGGCACCCTCATGGATGAGGACTACGTACGCCGCTACCCCGTCGCCACCTTCGCTTCGGGGCCCACGAACTCCATGCGTGGCGCAGCGCTCACCAGCGGGCTCGAGACTTGCGCGGTCATCGATGTCGGCGGTACGACGGCCGACGTGGGGCTGCTCATCAACGGCTTCCCCCGCGAGACCGCGAACGAGGTGAAGGTCGCCGGCGTACGCACGAACTTCCGGATGCCCGACGTGCTCTCACTCGGCATCGGCGGTGGCAGCATCGTTGACACCGAGACCGCCGAGGTCGGCCCCGAGTCCGTCGGTTACCAGCTCTCGACAAAGGCGCTCGTGTTCGGCGGCGACGTTCTGACCGCGACTGACATCGCTGTCGCTGCCGGCCGCGCGAGCATCGGCGATGCGTCGAAGGTCGCGCACCTTGACTCCGCGTTCGTACAGCGTGTACTCGACCGGATCGCGGAGCGCGTTGCCGAAGCGGTCGACCGGATGCGCACCTCGCCTGATCCGATCCCGGTTGTCGCCGTCGGCGGCGGTTCCGTGCTGCTCCCCGACGTGCTCCCCATCTTCGGCGAGGTTTCGAAGCCCGAGAACTATGCCGTCGCGAACGCGATCGGGGCGTCCATCGCGCAGGTCGGCGGCGAGATCGACAAGGTGTACTCGATCGCCCCGGGTGCGCGCGAGAAGACCATCACCGAGGTGCGCGCCGAGGCCGTCGAGAAGGCAGTCGCGGCCGGCGCAAAGCCCGACACGGTCGCAATCATCGACTTCGACGAGGTACCCATCCCGTACCTGCCCGGCAACGCCACGCGCATCCGCGTGAAGGCTGTCGGCGACCTGAGCATGGAGGGCTAA